Part of the Oceanidesulfovibrio indonesiensis genome is shown below.
CGGAAAGCCGGCGCGTGGACCTCTACGATCTGCGCTGGCTGAATGATTGATAAAAGGTAGCGGGGATCGGGAGTACGCTGTTCCCCATGCCCCTGCCGGAGACTCTAATGGCCTCCGGCCCCCTTTTCGGGTCCAGGGAGCGATGCTCCCTGGCGGGGTGCCCAAAGGGCGGACCCCCTCGGACGACATGGGGCCTCCTACGCCACGCTGCGTTCGGGCGGCAGATCCAGCCGCCGTTCACGGAACGCTTCGACCACGTAGCAGGCGAGGCTTTCCACGGCGTCGCCGCCGTTCTCGGTGCGTCGGTGCAGGGAGACTGTGGCCGAGGGGAGTTGGGGGAATCCTTCCTCTTCACCCAGGATGCGAGCGCCGGGCGGCATGGAGTGCAGCCCCATGGGAGCCACGGCGAGACCTGCCGTGATCGCGGCCTGGATGCCCATGATGTTTGGGCTCGTGTAGGCGATGCGGTAGGGCCGTCCGATGTTCTCAAGAGCCTGGATTCCCCATGCGCGGTAGTCGCAGCCTTCCGCGAACACTGCCAGAGGCAGTGGATCGACCTCATGCGTGCAATGCGAAGCCGAAGTGGCCCAGATGATGGGTTCCTGGGCAATGACCCGGCTGGGCAGCGACGGCGTGATGTTCGTCCGGATGACGAGGTCGAGTTCGTCGCTGTCCAGGGCGGCGAGCAGCGCTGTGCTGGACTCGCAGCGCATCTCCACCTGGACCAGGGGGCACACGGAGGCGAACCGCTCCAGAATGCCGGGCAGGAAGTAGGCGGCGTAGTCATCCGGCGCGCCCAGCCGCACGACGCCGGCCACGTCCGGCCTGGAGAGCGCGGCCACGGTTTCCTCATGCGCCTTCAACAGCCGCCGGGCATGGGGCACGAAGGCTTCTCCGTACGGTGTCAGGCTCACGCTGCGCGCCCCGCGCCTGAACAGTTCCTGGCTCAACTCGCCTTCGAGCCGCTTGATCTGCTGGCTCACGGCCGATTGCGTGCGGTTCACAAGCTCGCCGGCGCGGGTGAAGTTTCTGGTCTCGGCCACGGCGATGAAGGTTCGCAGAAGGTCGTAGGAGAGGTCCACGATTACGACTCCTTATTGCTTTGATAAGAGTAATTCGTTTGGCTTATGGCTTTATGTCGCTCATCATGCTTCCATCGTCAACCCGCAAGATGGAGGTGAGCGGCCATGCGCACGGACAACGACACGACATCGCGCACCGGAATCGTCCGGTTGTTGAGAGAGGTATGGGACCGGAAACGCGAAGCGGCAATGCGGCGGGCGAACATGCGTGAGCTGGACACGCTGAGCGACCATCTGCTGCGGGACATCGGGTACGATCCATCCGGTATGGAGGCCGGCCTCCGGCGGCCCAGGGATCATCGGCCTGAATGAAATCCAGCGATATGCATCGAGGGCACGGCCTTGGACTCCCTCTCAAAAAGCTGGTCTATTGTCCCTTTTGTTCTGGTTTTGGGGCCGGTGGAGCAGGGTTTCCCGGCCGTCGGAGACATGCCTTATTGATGCACGAGCAGGGCGGCGCCGGTGAGTTCCTTGAGCAGGGTTCTGGAGACAGAGCCCATGAACAGCTTCCCGGCGAGTCCCTGATCCTCGCCTGTGCGGCCTACGCCCACGGCGGCGTAGGGATGTTGCGCGACATGCTGGAGTATTGCCTTGGCCGGGGTGTAGGACTCCAGCACCTTCGTGTGGATGCGCTTGCGATCTATCCCGTTGTCAGTGAGGATTTCGAGGCAGCGGTCGAACACGAGGTCGGCGAGGATGCGGTCCTCCGTGCCCGGGTCGTATATGTTGAGCAGGGTGATGTCGTGGTCCTCCGGGGCGAGGATGTAGCCCAGATGATCCACCATGTGATGGGACTGGGAAGAATCGTCCACGCAGGCGAGCACGCCGCGACGTCCGCCCTCGGGCATTCGCGCGATCCACAGGGGCGTTTGTATGCCGGACGTCAGCAGGTCGTTGCTCACGCTGCTGTCCACCAGGTTCATGAGCCACGCCCGACCGCGCCGGCCAAGTACCACGGCGTCGTACAGGCCGCGTTTCGCCTCGGCCGCTATTTCCAGGGCCTTGTCCCGCCGGGCGATGAGGCTTTTGCGTTCAATTGATTCGGCGCGGAATCCTGCTTCCAGCAGAAGCTGCTCGGCCTTGGCCTGGGCAGCCTTCCCTTTTTCCAGGGCCGTATTGAGAAGGCGGCCGGCGCCTTCCACGTCCGGAGGCCTGGGAGCTACGAACAGCAGCGTGACCGCGATGTCGTCCGCGGGTCGCAGAAACCGCGTGATGAAGCGAACTCCGTGCAGGGCGCTCGGCTCGTCGCTGATGGCGGCGAGGATGTGGCGCGACGCCTTGACCATGAAACACCTCGCTTTGACGAAGGATCAGGAGACCACCCACACGGTGCAGCCCCGGACGTGGTGCACGATTTTGCTGGACACGCTGCCGAAAAGGAACTCCTCGGCTTTGGAAAGCCCGCGTCGGCCGAGGACGATGGTGCCGTAACCGCCGTCTTCCACGGTGCGCAGAATCTCCTGGGAGATGGAGGCCCCCTGGCTGCACCGGATGGCGTCCTTCGCAGGGGTGGGGCGGTTGCAGCTGGGAACATAGAGCTCAGTCACTGCGTCTTCCGGCAGGCCGCTGTCGACGAGTTTCTTGTGGGAATCCGCCAGGAAACTGCGCATATTTTCGGCGTACTCCTCACAACTGGCTTTCCAGGCCGCCTCGTCCGCAAAGATATCGCGGTCGGGCAGGCGTTCGATGTGCACGAGCCGAACCATGAAGCCGTCGTGGCTTCCGAGGATGGCGGCGGTGTACTCGACGGCGCGCATGGAATTATCGGAGCCGTCGACGGCGATCATTACGTGTTTGGAGTCCATGGCATTCTCCCTGGTGCGTTATGGCGCGGGCCGCAGCTGCCGGAGCACCGGCCGCAGGTCCGCGATGAACTCGGACGTTGATTCGTAGAAAATGTTCGCGCCTACCGAAAAATGCTGCAAAACGCGCTCGAGTTCTACGGGAATGTACGGGTAGAGCTTGCGCACGTTCATGACTCGATAATTGAACATGAGGGACAGGTCGCTCTCCGTGACGGTATGGGCCTGGTCAGGAAAGGTGCGGGCGATGTCCTGCACGGTATGGATGCCTTTGCCCGTAAGGAAGAGCAGGATGTTGCCCAGGCCGAAGAGGTCGAGGCCGAAGGGATTCTCGTGGGACTGGAAGGCGTAGTCGAAATCGATCCAGCGGCACTGGCCGGTGCCGTGCTCCACGAGGAGGTGGTCGCGCCGGACGTCGCCGTGCTTTTCGTAGCGTGCGTGGAGGCTTTCTATGCCCTCGCAGGCCGAGATGAACCGCGCGAGCAGGTCCGGGAAGTGCTCGCGAAAGTAGGTCTCGTGGTCGGCATCTATGGCGTCTGCCACGGCATCGATGGGCTTGCCGCGGATGATGTCCAGGATGCGCACCACGTTGCCTTTCTCGTCGTTCATGGGCACGCCCTGCATGAAGCGGATGTCTCCGCGCACCTCGAGCAGGATGCGCGCTTCCTTTTGCGGGCTGCGGTAGCACTGCACCTCGATGGCGCCGAGGTGGAGGGTGAAGTTTTCGTGGAACACCAGCTTGAGGATCTTGGATTCGCCGGACTCCAGGCACCGGCAGCGTTTGACCCAGTACTTGGGATCTTCCAGGCCGAACCGCCGCTCGGCCTCGTCCTTGAATACGAGATAATGATTGCCGCCGATCTGGATGACGTCGCCGTAATCGATGCGCATGAATTCGCTGGTGTCGGTCACGAGCCGGCCGCACCGCGCCATGGGAAAATCGGGCATCGCTTCACGGATGAGTTCTCGTACATCCACGGTCATGGGCGCCTCCGGAAAAAGGGGTTCGGGTCTATGCACAACAATATACGGTGTGCGCTTTCGTGTCACCACCCTGGTTGACGATAAGGTGCGATTCGACATTCCCTACACCGGAACGTTCGTTACAATTCGGCCTGTCATATGCGATTTTTCGGGAAGCTGATTGCGCTTACACGAATGGGGCACTACGGTGTGTAATAAGTTGGAACCATTCCCGATCGCGTGTTGTCGGATTGTATCTGCCACGAAGGCGCCCCACCTTCCCGCCGTCCTACCGGAGAGAGTCTATGCTGCAACGAGCCCTTTTCGTCATCGTGCTGTTGTTCATCGCGTATCCTGCACCGGCCGAACAGGCGATCCCGAACCTGGTCGGCAAATGGGAGGGGAGCCGCACGAGCTTCGTCATCTGGCAGGGCCACTTCAGGTACGTTGTGGAGGAGCCGCTTACCTCGTACGTCATCGACAAGCAGGAAGGCCGGCTCATCGCGGGGGAGAAACGCTCCAGACTCGGCATGGAGGGGCGGAAAAGCGGCGAGGAGTTCTTCGGCGTCATCTCGCCGGACTACAAAACCGTCCTCGTGGCCGAACACGCCTCGGGTTACGCCGTGTTCCACCTGCTGGGGCCGGATGAGATGGAGGTGTCCTACGTCTCGGACGGCAGCGACGCCAGGGACTCGGAGCTCATGGCGAGTATCCAGCGCTTGACGCGCAAGCGGGAGTAGCTCCGCCATCTGCGAGCAGATGGGCCGTGCTCAGGCGAAGATGTCCTTGGGCACGTATGGGTGCGTCCCTTCGATGACAGGTATGCCCGCCTTGGCCTTGATCTTGGCGATCAGTTCGTTGCGGTGGGGGCAATGGTCCGTGATGCACGGGCCGATGTGGATTGCCGTGGGCTTTTCCTGCATGGGAGCGTTCCACAGCTTGACCTGCGCCAGCCTGGTGACGATGGTTGCGCCGGGGCAGTCGCCGCAGTTGAGCAACCCCATGATTTCCGCGTCTTCGTCCTCATAGAGCTCGAAGAATCCCTGACGGCGGTTGAAGCTGACCATGCAGCGCGAACAACCTATGCAGACGTCGTCCATGGCTTTCTTGCAGCCGATGATGAGAATCTTGTTCATGTCTTCTCCATGCCGCAGGCGGGCCTCGTCCGGTGCAAAGCCTGTCTGGTGGCGCACCGGTCTGTTGATCTGTATGATTCCAGTCTCAGCTGGAAATAGCTGCCGACGGAAGAATCCTACAGAAAAACCCGCCAAAAGTGTATATGTTTGTTCGGTGCAAGCGAAAAGGCGGGGTGGATTGCCGCATGTCATGGCGCTTCGGATACGCAGGACTATCCGGAATGCACAGAGCTAAAAGAAATCTTGAAATCCTCGATTAAAACCCTATAGTGTAGGCCATTATCCCCATCTCCGTTAGTTTTCGGGAATTCAGGCCATGTCCAGACCATTCACGTTCATGCACGACGCCCTCTACCGCCGCACCGGGCTTACCATCAAGGAAGCGGCAATGGCGGCGGTGATCTTCGCACTGGTCCTGCTGCTCGTGGACATGGGGGCCGACTCGCTGAATTACAACTGGCAATGGTATCGGGTCTGGAAATACATCTACACCTTTGAGGACGGCGTGTTCACTCCCGGGTTGCTCCTTCAGGGGCTGTGGATCACGTTGCAGATAACCGCCATCAGCCTGGTGCTGGCGTTTTTGTTCGGACTGACCACGGCCATGCTGCGGTTGTCCGATTCGTTCGTGGGCAAGGCCATCGCCCGGTGCTATCTGGAATCCATCCGCAACACGCCGCTGCTGATCCAGATATTCTTCATCTACTTCGTTCTCGGCCAGGTGCTGGACATCGACCGCTTCACCGCGGCGGTGCTGGCGCTCTCCCTGTTCGAGGGCGCATACGCCTCCGAGGTGTTCCGATCCGGCATCGCCTCCATAGACAAGGGCCAGTGGCAGGCGGCGCACAGTCTGGGACTCTCCACCTGGCACACGTATCGTTACGTGGTGCTGCCGCAGGCCATCCGCCGTATCCTGCCCCCCCTGGCGAGCCAGGCCGTGGCGCTGGTCAAGGATTCGGCCCTGGTCTCCACCATTGCGGTGCTGGAACTCACCCAGCAGGCGCAGATCATCATTGCGGAAACGTTTCTGACTTTCGAGATCTGGTTTGTCGTTGCGGGCATCTATCTCGTGGTCACGATCACCCTGTCGCGCCTGGTGGCCCTGCTGGAAAAACGGATGGGCCGGGGGCAGGCCATGTATACGGAGCAAGGAGTCGAGTAGACCATGCCTGACACCGCAACCCAAGCGGCTGCTTCCCTTGAAGATGCGCAGGCCGAGTGCGGCCGGCCCGAAGCGTTTGCCGGGGAGGACCCCATCGTCATCGCAGAAAACGTGACCAAGACCTTCGACAACGGCGTGAAGGCCCTGGACGACGTGACACTTTACGTGCACCGCGGCGAGGTGAAGGTGGTCATCGGGCCTTCGGGTTCGGGCAAATCCACGTTCCTGCGCTGCCTCAACGGTCTGGAGGTCATGGACGGGGGGCGCGTGGTCATCGACGGGATTCCTCTGGATTCCAGCAGGAAACACCGCGACGAGATTCGCCAGGAAGTGGGCATGGTCTTCCAGCAGTTCAATCTGTTTCCACACATGACCGTTCTGGAAAACGTGAATCTGGCGCAGCGCCTGGTGCGCAGGAAGAGCACGCAGGAAGCCACCGAGAACGCCATGCGTCTGCTGGACAAGGTGGGCATAAGCGACAAGGCCTCCAGCTATCCGGCGCAACTCTCCGGCGGCCAGCAGCAGCGGGTCGCCATTGCCCGCGCCCTGGCCCTGAAGCCCAAGGTCATGTTGTTCGACGAAGCCACCAGCGCCCTGGACCCCGAGATGATCGGCGAGGTGCTGCAGGTGATGAGCGCCCTGGCCTCCGAAGGAATGACCATGGTGGTGGTGACCCACGAGATGGGGTTCGCCCGCGAGGTGGGCGACGCTGTGGTGTTCATGGAAAACGGCCGAGTGGTGGAGGAGTGCCGCACCGAGACGTTCTTTGAATCACCCAGCCACCCGCGCACCAGGGAGTTTCTCAGCCAGATTCTGTAACGATGCACATGCCGTCGCGCAGTGCGGCGCGCATTGTTTCATACGCAACCGTAAGACAAGGAGTCGTTGAGATGAAAGCGTGGAGGTTCATTCAGGTGACCGCCCTCATAGGGGCGATCATGATTTTCGTGGTCAACAGCGCCGAGGCCGAATCCGTTCGAAACCAGCTGGCGCAGGAGAGCACTATAGAGAAAGTGCTCCAACGCGGTGTGCTCAAGGTGGGCATGGACACTTTTGTGCCGTGGGCCATGAAAAACAAGGACGGCGAACTCATCGGCTTCGAGATCGACGTAGCCAAACAGCTCGCCGAAGACCTGGGTGTGGAGGTGGAGTTCGTGCCCACCAAGTGGTCCGGCATCATCCCTTCGCTGCTCACCGGCAAGTTCGACGTGATCATCGGAGGCATGTCCACCACCACGGAGCGCAACCTCAAGGTGAATTTCACCGTGCCCTACAACTATACGGGCCAGGCCATCGTGGCCAACAGGAAGTTGGCTCCCGGACTTTCCACGCTCGAAGATTTCAACCGCGAGGACTTCACCGTGACCGCGCGCACCGGCTCCACCGCCGCCGTGGCGGCCAAGAAGTTTCTCCCCAAGGCGAAGCTCGTGCTTTTCGATACCGAGCCCGCCGCGCTCCAGGAAATATTGAACGACAAGGCGCACGTGTTCGTCAGCTCCGCGCCGCTTCCCGCATTCAAAGCCATAGAGCATCCTGATAAACTGTACCTGCCCTTCGAGGACACCATCACCAAGGAGCCCACGAGCTTCGCCGTGCTCAAGGGCGATGTGGACACCCTCAACATCTTCGACAACTGGATACGTCGCAAGGAGCTGGAGGGCTGGCTGCAGGAGCGTGCGCATCATTGGTTCAACACCCGTGACTGGGCCGGCCAGGTTGAGTAGACACACCGCCATCGCGTCTGAACGCGAGAAGAACGCCGCCCCGGCCTCCATGCTTCATGGCCGGGGCGGCCTTGTCGCGTCGTCCCGATATCAGGATTTCTGAATCGTGCGCAAAGTCAGGATCGGTCTGCTCGACATCATCCTGCTCATCCTGCTCGCAGCGGGGGTGGGCTATCTCGCCTACGTGGTGGAAGCCAGGCTGGAGTACACGTGGCGTTGGGAAGCCATTCCCAAATACCTCGTGCGCTACGACCAGGAACAGGGACGCTGGGTCGCCAACTTCCTGCTGGAAGGGCTCTTCACCACTATCCGCATCAGCATCTTGGCCACCATCATGGGCAGCGTGCTCGGCCTGCTCATGGGGCTGGCGCGCACCAGCCGGTCCGGATTTCTCCGGCTCATCGGCACCGGATACGTGGAGTTCGTGCGCAACCTGCCGCCCCTGGTGCTCGTGTTCATCTTCTACTTCTTCTTTTCAGACTACATCGCCCAGGTGCTGGGGGTGGAACAGCTGGTGCGCAACGCGCCGGAATGGCTCCAGTCCGTCATGCGCGTGGTGCTGGCCGAACCCTCGCGCTTCACCGCCTTCCTTTCCGCAGCCATCACCATAGCCCTGTACGAAGGCGCGTTCATCACGGAGATAGTCCGCGCCGGCATCCAGTCCGTGGAGCATGGACAGTGGGAAGCAGCCCACGCCCTGGGCCTGTCTCGCTGGCAGAGGCTGCGGCATGTCATCCTGCCGCAGGCGTTCACGCGCATCGTGCCGCCCCTGGCCGGGCAGTTCATTTCCACCATCAAGGACTCCTCCATCGTCAGCGTCATCTCGGTGAGCGAACTCACCTTTCAGGGCATGGAGCTCATGGCCGCCACCTACCTCACTTTCGAAATATGGATCACCGTGGCGCTGCTCTACTTCTCCATGACCTTCACCCTCTCCATGCTCGCCCGCCGGCTCGAAACCCGTCTGGCCCGCAAGCTGGGGTAAAAGGGACACTGGATTTCGCCTCCGCGGTCAGCGCAACTGAATCACCCTGCACCTCAGAGAAGTGTTCAGGAAGCATGGCTCCCTGACGGAAGTGTGAGGCGTGGCCCTCAATCATGCCTGCCGCTGCGTTCGGCGCGCCAGGCAGAGGGCGATGTTCTTGGGGTAATAGGAAGGTTCGTTGACGAACGTGGGGAAGAGGCCGGCCTCGCCGCCGTAGGGGATGACTGCGCCGTCGAAGCCCACGAACAGCGGGTCGCCGGGGAGGATGGGCTCGTACACGGCGCGGATGCGTTCCGGGTGGACCATGGTCCCAAGCCCGCCGTCGTCGCCCTCGGGAAAGGGAATCGTGGCCACCTGCGTGTACACGTCGAGGGATAGTGTCTCATCGGGCCATGCACCCTGGTTGTACTCGGCGACGAGGTCAAGAAGCGTGAGCGCGAGCCGCCGTGTGCGGAAGTATATCTCGGCGTTCATGCTTCCGGGAGCGATAGGCCCGACCTCGATGCCCAGGCCGTGGCGGGCGATGGAGGGCAGGTACGGCGCGTCCCCTGCGGGCGCCGGAAACTGGTAGCAACGCACGGCAAGGGGCTCAGTGTGTTCAGCCAGACGGCGTATGGCCAGGGCGACCAGCCGGAACAACCACGGGTCCTCGCCAGTGATGTTGCAGTTGAGGCCCATGTCCGAGGCGGCGGAATGGAAGTCCAGGATGAGATCGGTTTTGGAGGACGGACCTTTGGGGCCGAGCAGGGCGTTGATCTGTCTGGCGCGGACCTGCTCGTACGCGTCCAGTTCCGGATTCGCCAGATCCGCCGCGGCGAATGCACGGTTGAGGTCGTGGCCCAGATCCCGCCGTCCGGCCGCCACAGCAGCTTCGTTGGCGATGAGCGGTGTGACGTTCATTCCCGGCCGTTCGACGAGCCGGGGATTCCTGAGGAAAGCGCGCACGAGGTGGACGCCCGTAAGCTCGTCGCCGTGCGTGCCGCCCACCAGGGCCACGGATCGTATGAAGTCCGGAGTGTCGGGAAGTGCTGGCATGGTCGTTCTGCATGGTAGCGCGCAGGCAGCCACGCGTTTTGTCGTGCTAAGTGATTGCGGCGTCGGGCAATGATTCGGCTGGCACCTGTCAGCAACTTGCCGGAGGTTCGCGTGTGTTTACGTACCTGGCGATCTGCAACAGGAAAAGCAGGGACTTGGGTTTGGTCGCGTCAACCAAGCGGTCCACATCGATATCATCGCCCACGGCTTCCCGGAAAGCTTCGGAACGTATGTGCGCGTCGAACAGACCGCGGCGCCGGGCCTCCTGCACGATGCTCGGAGATTGCCGCCACGGGTCGGTGTTCTGCTGCGACCCCAGCCGCTTGATGAGTTGAAGCCGGATCTTCCTGCGCATGGTGGTGGCCAGGCAGAAGGGCATGTTGACGTAGGGGCCCAGCTGGCAACGCTTGCCCGTGGTGTGGGGCACCGAGCGGAATCGTCTGAAAATATCCTGGAAGGCGCGGCGGAACAGGTGGTCGTTGAGCTTCCAGGCGTATGGAACTTTGCACGCCAGCTCCACGATGCGGTTGTCCGCGAAAACCTCGTGGGCGTTGAAAAGTCTGCGATTCACCGCCGTGTAGCTCAAGGGGTCGTCCATGGATAGCGGAAAGACGACCTCGAATCCTTTGGATGTGGTGGGCCGGAAGGTCTTGAGCCTGTCCAGGTACACCTGGCGCCGCGTGTGGGCGGCCTCCTGCAACGAAGGGCTCAGGGCTGCGTTCGTCTGCGGATCGAGCTGCTTCGTGTCCAGAACATCCACGCCGCAGCCGCGGAAAAGGGGCTTGTGCGGCAGTTGGTTACCCTTGAGCAGGACATCGGCGAAGAACCCGCCGAGCACCACGCTCTTCTCGTGCAGCCCCATGGCCTCCCATGCCTTGAGCAGGTGCGAGTGGATGAAGAACTGGTCGAATCCGGCGAGCTCCGTGCAGCCGTCCATGTGATCGAGGTAGAAGTCGTCATTCTGGGAAAAGAGTCGGAACGGCAGGTCGGCAATTCGGGCAATATTCCGGGCCAGCCCGGTTTCCCGGTTTTCGGATTCGGAAAAGGTGAAGGCTTCCACATTCGGGGTGCCTTGCAGCATGCCGGCCACGGCGCGCGAGTCGCTTCCGCCGCTGAGCAATATGGCTATGGAGTCGTAGTCCCGGGCCACCTGTTCCAGGTT
Proteins encoded:
- a CDS encoding LysR substrate-binding domain-containing protein yields the protein MDLSYDLLRTFIAVAETRNFTRAGELVNRTQSAVSQQIKRLEGELSQELFRRGARSVSLTPYGEAFVPHARRLLKAHEETVAALSRPDVAGVVRLGAPDDYAAYFLPGILERFASVCPLVQVEMRCESSTALLAALDSDELDLVIRTNITPSLPSRVIAQEPIIWATSASHCTHEVDPLPLAVFAEGCDYRAWGIQALENIGRPYRIAYTSPNIMGIQAAITAGLAVAPMGLHSMPPGARILGEEEGFPQLPSATVSLHRRTENGGDAVESLACYVVEAFRERRLDLPPERSVA
- a CDS encoding DUF1127 domain-containing protein; amino-acid sequence: MRTDNDTTSRTGIVRLLREVWDRKREAAMRRANMRELDTLSDHLLRDIGYDPSGMEAGLRRPRDHRPE
- a CDS encoding universal stress protein, with product MVKASRHILAAISDEPSALHGVRFITRFLRPADDIAVTLLFVAPRPPDVEGAGRLLNTALEKGKAAQAKAEQLLLEAGFRAESIERKSLIARRDKALEIAAEAKRGLYDAVVLGRRGRAWLMNLVDSSVSNDLLTSGIQTPLWIARMPEGGRRGVLACVDDSSQSHHMVDHLGYILAPEDHDITLLNIYDPGTEDRILADLVFDRCLEILTDNGIDRKRIHTKVLESYTPAKAILQHVAQHPYAAVGVGRTGEDQGLAGKLFMGSVSRTLLKELTGAALLVHQ
- a CDS encoding universal stress protein; amino-acid sequence: MDSKHVMIAVDGSDNSMRAVEYTAAILGSHDGFMVRLVHIERLPDRDIFADEAAWKASCEEYAENMRSFLADSHKKLVDSGLPEDAVTELYVPSCNRPTPAKDAIRCSQGASISQEILRTVEDGGYGTIVLGRRGLSKAEEFLFGSVSSKIVHHVRGCTVWVVS
- a CDS encoding serine/threonine protein kinase, with translation MTVDVRELIREAMPDFPMARCGRLVTDTSEFMRIDYGDVIQIGGNHYLVFKDEAERRFGLEDPKYWVKRCRCLESGESKILKLVFHENFTLHLGAIEVQCYRSPQKEARILLEVRGDIRFMQGVPMNDEKGNVVRILDIIRGKPIDAVADAIDADHETYFREHFPDLLARFISACEGIESLHARYEKHGDVRRDHLLVEHGTGQCRWIDFDYAFQSHENPFGLDLFGLGNILLFLTGKGIHTVQDIARTFPDQAHTVTESDLSLMFNYRVMNVRKLYPYIPVELERVLQHFSVGANIFYESTSEFIADLRPVLRQLRPAP
- a CDS encoding CGGC domain-containing protein, with the translated sequence MNKILIIGCKKAMDDVCIGCSRCMVSFNRRQGFFELYEDEDAEIMGLLNCGDCPGATIVTRLAQVKLWNAPMQEKPTAIHIGPCITDHCPHRNELIAKIKAKAGIPVIEGTHPYVPKDIFA
- a CDS encoding amino acid ABC transporter permease; translated protein: MSRPFTFMHDALYRRTGLTIKEAAMAAVIFALVLLLVDMGADSLNYNWQWYRVWKYIYTFEDGVFTPGLLLQGLWITLQITAISLVLAFLFGLTTAMLRLSDSFVGKAIARCYLESIRNTPLLIQIFFIYFVLGQVLDIDRFTAAVLALSLFEGAYASEVFRSGIASIDKGQWQAAHSLGLSTWHTYRYVVLPQAIRRILPPLASQAVALVKDSALVSTIAVLELTQQAQIIIAETFLTFEIWFVVAGIYLVVTITLSRLVALLEKRMGRGQAMYTEQGVE
- a CDS encoding amino acid ABC transporter ATP-binding protein; protein product: MVIAENVTKTFDNGVKALDDVTLYVHRGEVKVVIGPSGSGKSTFLRCLNGLEVMDGGRVVIDGIPLDSSRKHRDEIRQEVGMVFQQFNLFPHMTVLENVNLAQRLVRRKSTQEATENAMRLLDKVGISDKASSYPAQLSGGQQQRVAIARALALKPKVMLFDEATSALDPEMIGEVLQVMSALASEGMTMVVVTHEMGFAREVGDAVVFMENGRVVEECRTETFFESPSHPRTREFLSQIL
- a CDS encoding transporter substrate-binding domain-containing protein; its protein translation is MKAWRFIQVTALIGAIMIFVVNSAEAESVRNQLAQESTIEKVLQRGVLKVGMDTFVPWAMKNKDGELIGFEIDVAKQLAEDLGVEVEFVPTKWSGIIPSLLTGKFDVIIGGMSTTTERNLKVNFTVPYNYTGQAIVANRKLAPGLSTLEDFNREDFTVTARTGSTAAVAAKKFLPKAKLVLFDTEPAALQEILNDKAHVFVSSAPLPAFKAIEHPDKLYLPFEDTITKEPTSFAVLKGDVDTLNIFDNWIRRKELEGWLQERAHHWFNTRDWAGQVE
- a CDS encoding amino acid ABC transporter permease encodes the protein MRKVRIGLLDIILLILLAAGVGYLAYVVEARLEYTWRWEAIPKYLVRYDQEQGRWVANFLLEGLFTTIRISILATIMGSVLGLLMGLARTSRSGFLRLIGTGYVEFVRNLPPLVLVFIFYFFFSDYIAQVLGVEQLVRNAPEWLQSVMRVVLAEPSRFTAFLSAAITIALYEGAFITEIVRAGIQSVEHGQWEAAHALGLSRWQRLRHVILPQAFTRIVPPLAGQFISTIKDSSIVSVISVSELTFQGMELMAATYLTFEIWITVALLYFSMTFTLSMLARRLETRLARKLG
- a CDS encoding aspartoacylase, giving the protein MPALPDTPDFIRSVALVGGTHGDELTGVHLVRAFLRNPRLVERPGMNVTPLIANEAAVAAGRRDLGHDLNRAFAAADLANPELDAYEQVRARQINALLGPKGPSSKTDLILDFHSAASDMGLNCNITGEDPWLFRLVALAIRRLAEHTEPLAVRCYQFPAPAGDAPYLPSIARHGLGIEVGPIAPGSMNAEIYFRTRRLALTLLDLVAEYNQGAWPDETLSLDVYTQVATIPFPEGDDGGLGTMVHPERIRAVYEPILPGDPLFVGFDGAVIPYGGEAGLFPTFVNEPSYYPKNIALCLARRTQRQA
- a CDS encoding asparagine synthase-related protein; translation: MNDFLYSSNPGDMESLELLLQTHCPPECRLTSSSGSWGAFASIHRPAAPRLFMENEQHLFLLIGNPSFQGRFVASPRFIPDESAIFSLLDASRRDPKAFRWHDHFNGQFAIVAIQKSNAAILMASDMLQFITTYYTTYSCRSETRFACGSQINHLADLTGRHALDEVSIAECMLYKTPTSPYTFLKDVYTIPPAAVLLRDPDGSIVVSRYWGPEEPETIDFTIEECAGELRRFAESNLEQVARDYDSIAILLSGGSDSRAVAGMLQGTPNVEAFTFSESENRETGLARNIARIADLPFRLFSQNDDFYLDHMDGCTELAGFDQFFIHSHLLKAWEAMGLHEKSVVLGGFFADVLLKGNQLPHKPLFRGCGVDVLDTKQLDPQTNAALSPSLQEAAHTRRQVYLDRLKTFRPTTSKGFEVVFPLSMDDPLSYTAVNRRLFNAHEVFADNRIVELACKVPYAWKLNDHLFRRAFQDIFRRFRSVPHTTGKRCQLGPYVNMPFCLATTMRRKIRLQLIKRLGSQQNTDPWRQSPSIVQEARRRGLFDAHIRSEAFREAVGDDIDVDRLVDATKPKSLLFLLQIARYVNTREPPASC